In Fimbriimonadales bacterium, the following are encoded in one genomic region:
- a CDS encoding DUF167 domain-containing protein has translation MSGSKSTTRIEVKVTPRAKSNRWEWRENRLHLYVTSPPVEGKANEECIRLLSEALGIPRRTIHIARGAKSREKVFTIEGLTFEDIKERLDLS, from the coding sequence GTGAGCGGTTCGAAATCCACGACACGCATCGAGGTGAAAGTAACCCCGAGAGCGAAATCGAATCGTTGGGAATGGCGTGAGAATCGCCTTCATCTCTACGTAACATCCCCACCTGTAGAAGGCAAGGCAAACGAGGAATGCATTCGACTGCTCAGTGAGGCATTAGGTATTCCCAGACGTACGATTCATATTGCGAGAGGTGCAAAATCTCGGGAAAAGGTTTTTACGATAGAGGGATTGACCTTCGAGGATATCAAAGAGAGATTAGATTTATCTTGA
- a CDS encoding DUF1844 domain-containing protein, whose product MADNEKTESTEGQTESKETPNEPIDVYALVAISLEQFIGVAWQKLGLHPDPLTHKIEKDLGQAKIAIDIAAKLAEILEPKLDDADKRTTQSIISDLRINFVRQSQTNA is encoded by the coding sequence ATGGCGGATAACGAAAAAACAGAGAGTACGGAAGGGCAAACCGAATCGAAAGAGACTCCGAACGAGCCTATAGATGTTTATGCGCTCGTAGCAATCAGCCTTGAGCAGTTCATTGGGGTTGCATGGCAGAAGTTGGGTCTTCATCCTGACCCATTGACGCATAAAATCGAGAAAGATTTGGGGCAAGCGAAAATTGCCATTGACATCGCAGCGAAACTCGCCGAGATTTTAGAGCCTAAATTGGATGACGCCGACAAACGCACCACGCAAAGTATCATCAGCGACTTGCGAATCAACTTCGTCCGCCAATCGCAGACGAATGCGTGA